One Synergistes jonesii DNA window includes the following coding sequences:
- a CDS encoding HAD family hydrolase produces MKRISKIFLFALLALVLSFAPASGTEAPEPYSSRATQYLTGEGWEPNVKYVINQLFDAYGRNSKSYNPEIRPYAVFDCDNTISLTDVQEQLLIFQAENLRYAVRPEDMYDILTTGIPDVNKDLGKDYGGHTIAEFAKDVSAAYRKLCAKGYVAPDSSRAAKKSEWISGDDWKEFAAKIRLMYDAIGDNYSVSVSYPWVGYHMACMTPAEAERLAYESHKFYTEYGKKAPENWTKGKWESPKGYRSICGPVSVGFRLSTGVSDEMRELIRKLDANGIDVWINSASPVQTIRALLRCWGLAGVRDVVAMTYKIKDGVYLPEYDYDFHAQTQGVGKSETVVKIIAPLYNGRGPIFGAGDSQGDFNFMTEFKDTVCGLIINRQRKDDAGICSAVAVYQNEKGVDLYKAMESGDIRFLLQGRQENGGYFWPQAGTQLLGADKPAILSEKGEGWLELLRGGTSPRQLINDCVKLTGKLEEYAGVKTR; encoded by the coding sequence GTGAAAAGGATTTCCAAAATCTTCTTATTTGCGCTGTTAGCGCTCGTACTGTCTTTTGCCCCGGCGTCGGGCACCGAGGCGCCGGAGCCATACTCGAGCAGGGCTACGCAGTACCTGACGGGCGAAGGCTGGGAGCCTAACGTCAAATACGTCATCAATCAGCTTTTCGACGCGTACGGAAGAAACAGCAAAAGCTACAATCCCGAGATAAGGCCGTACGCGGTTTTCGACTGCGACAATACCATCTCGCTGACCGACGTTCAGGAACAGCTGCTGATTTTCCAGGCGGAAAACCTCCGCTACGCCGTCAGGCCGGAGGACATGTACGATATCCTCACTACCGGCATCCCCGATGTCAATAAAGATCTCGGCAAAGACTACGGAGGTCATACGATAGCCGAGTTCGCCAAGGATGTGAGCGCAGCGTACCGGAAGCTCTGCGCTAAGGGCTACGTCGCGCCCGACTCCTCGAGAGCCGCTAAAAAATCAGAGTGGATCTCAGGCGACGACTGGAAAGAATTCGCTGCGAAGATACGTTTGATGTACGACGCTATAGGGGACAACTACAGCGTCTCCGTCTCATACCCATGGGTCGGCTATCACATGGCCTGCATGACGCCGGCGGAGGCGGAACGGCTCGCATACGAGTCGCACAAATTCTACACCGAGTACGGAAAGAAGGCCCCGGAAAACTGGACTAAGGGCAAATGGGAGAGCCCGAAGGGATATAGGAGCATCTGCGGTCCGGTAAGCGTGGGCTTCAGGCTCTCCACCGGAGTCTCCGACGAGATGCGCGAGCTTATCAGGAAGCTGGACGCGAATGGAATAGATGTGTGGATCAATTCAGCCTCCCCCGTTCAGACCATCCGCGCGCTGCTGCGCTGCTGGGGGCTCGCGGGGGTCCGCGACGTCGTCGCTATGACCTATAAAATCAAAGACGGCGTTTACCTGCCGGAGTATGATTATGATTTTCATGCGCAGACGCAGGGCGTCGGCAAGTCGGAGACCGTGGTCAAGATCATCGCTCCGCTCTACAACGGGCGCGGCCCGATCTTTGGAGCCGGCGACTCCCAGGGAGATTTCAATTTCATGACGGAATTCAAAGACACGGTATGCGGCCTCATCATCAACCGGCAGCGCAAGGACGACGCCGGCATCTGTTCCGCGGTCGCCGTCTATCAGAACGAGAAAGGCGTCGACCTCTACAAGGCGATGGAAAGCGGGGACATCCGTTTCCTGCTCCAGGGCCGCCAGGAAAACGGCGGGTATTTCTGGCCGCAGGCCGGCACGCAGCTGCTCGGGGCCGACAAACCTGCAATCCTCAGCGAGAAGGGCGAAGGCTGGCTTGAGCTGCTCCGCGGCGGCACGTCGCCGCGCCAGCTCATCAACGACTGCGTGAAGCTCACAGGCAAGCTCGAAGAGTACGCCGGCGTCAAAACGAGGTAG
- a CDS encoding Cof-type HAD-IIB family hydrolase, with the protein MGFFPKMIALDIDGTLLDDRGLLSARSKRALALTIERGVKVVVATGRMFASARHVISEIGTTSPCVFCGGAAVVDPLTAETLFLREIDAELVSEIVAFYHKNGWRVQICEADALWIPFEGDAGHSVYDSAARINRFSFEDDISALEMRAVKLLGYSAEPDGYRSMFFKTRERFRDRLRLGRSRGKFIEITHPMVNKAHGADVVARFLGVEGKDVLAFGDASNDSQLLRWAGRGVAVSNSCAAAKVAADEICPSNNEDGVAKTLEKYLLQRR; encoded by the coding sequence ATGGGCTTCTTCCCTAAAATGATAGCGCTCGATATAGACGGGACGCTGCTTGACGATCGTGGCCTGTTATCCGCGCGCTCCAAAAGAGCGCTCGCGCTGACTATAGAGCGTGGTGTAAAGGTCGTTGTCGCCACGGGAAGGATGTTCGCGTCGGCGCGCCATGTGATATCGGAAATAGGGACGACCTCTCCGTGCGTTTTTTGCGGCGGAGCCGCCGTCGTGGACCCGCTGACGGCGGAGACGCTTTTCCTGCGGGAGATAGATGCGGAGCTGGTTTCCGAGATCGTCGCTTTCTATCATAAAAACGGCTGGCGTGTGCAGATATGCGAAGCCGATGCTCTTTGGATTCCCTTTGAAGGCGATGCAGGACATTCCGTTTACGATAGTGCGGCAAGAATAAATCGCTTCTCCTTTGAAGACGATATAAGCGCGCTGGAGATGAGGGCAGTAAAGCTGCTGGGATACTCCGCCGAGCCCGACGGATATCGGAGCATGTTCTTCAAGACGCGGGAGCGGTTTAGAGACCGCCTGCGCCTGGGACGATCCAGAGGAAAATTTATTGAGATCACGCACCCGATGGTGAACAAAGCTCACGGAGCAGACGTCGTCGCCAGATTTTTGGGCGTAGAGGGCAAAGACGTCCTTGCCTTCGGAGATGCGTCCAACGATAGCCAGCTTCTTAGATGGGCGGGGCGCGGAGTGGCGGTATCCAATTCCTGCGCCGCGGCGAAAGTCGCCGCCGACGAAATATGCCCCTCGAATAACGAAGACGGGGTCGCCAAAACGCTGGAGAAGTACCTGCTACAGCGGCGGTAA